A genomic stretch from Psilocybe cubensis strain MGC-MH-2018 chromosome 1, whole genome shotgun sequence includes:
- a CDS encoding 1,4-beta-D-glucan cellobiohydrolase CEL6B, which yields MHYLHSLACALALAPSVAFAAPASSGFLENPYIGKEAYANQEYANKLEETIQYFNELNDDLNAARTRTVQKIPTFAWISASSDVDKIEGLVQETLAAQIETKKQQILQLVVYNLPDRDCSAGASDGEFKLDEDGLSKYKNYIDTIANELSTPDAEKINFVVILEPDSLANVVTSLGVPSCAKAAPAYKEGISYAIAKLQLPNLSIYIDAANGGWLGWDENLKPTATLLAEILQRAQEIKAGSTVRGVAINVSNFNEYLALVRENFTELSNSWDESHYAQSLAPHLEEAGFPAHFIVDQTRAGRGGIRTEWGQWCNVRGAGFGTRPTADQAVLQNPYVDAIVWVKPGGESDGTSDRNASRFAETCAGPVAHVPAPEAGSWFNEYAANLVMLANPELEPTF from the exons ATGCATTATCTACATTCACTAGCTTGCGCTTTGGCGCTTGCTCCCTCTGTTGCGTTTGCTGCACCTGCCTCGTCAGGCTTCCTGGAGAATCCGTACATCGGCAAGGAAGCATACGCAAACCAGGAATACGCGAATAAACTGGAAGAAACCATCCAGTATTTTAACGAATTAAATGACGACCTTAATGCGGCAAGGACGAGGACAGTCCAGAAAATCCCTACCTTTGCTTGGATATCGGCTTCATCAGAC GTCGACAAAATAGAGGGTCTTGTCCAGGAAACTCTCGCCGCTCAGATAGAGACAAAAAAGCAGCAGATTCTGCAACTCGTGGTTTATAACTTGCCTGACCGCGACTGCTCCGCCGGCGCTTCTGACGGGGAGTTCAAACTCGATGAAGATGGCCTCAGCAAGTACAAAAATTACATTGACA CTATTGCCAATGAACTGAGCACCCCCGATGCTGAAAAGATCAACTTTGTTGTCATCCTTGAACCTGACTCGCTCGCAAATGTTGTTACCAGCCTGGGCGTTCCCAGCTGCGCAAAAGCTGCCCCTGCCTACAAAGAGGGAATCTCGTACGCCATTGCGAAACTCCAGCTCCCTAATCTCTCCATCTACATCGACGCTGCTAACGGAGGCTGGCTCGGCTGGGACGAGAACCTCAAACCTACCGCCACCTTGCTCGCCGAAATCCTCCAGAGGGCTCAGGAGATCAAAGCTGGATCCACAGTCCGCGGCGTCGCTATCAACgtctccaacttcaacgaATACCTCGCCCTCGTCCGCGAGAATTTTACGGAGCTGTCAAATAGCTGGGATGAAAGTCACTATGCCCAGTCACTTGCGCCACACCTCGAGGAAGCCGGCTTCCCCGCTCACTTCATCGTCGACCAGACGCGCGCGGGCAGGGGCGGCATCCGCACCGAATGGGGCCAGTGGTGTAACGTACGAGGCGCAGGCTTCGGTACACGCCCGACGGCGGACCAGGCGGTGCTGCAGAATCCGTATGTGGACGCTATTGTGTGGGTTAAGCCTGGAGGCGAGTCTGATGGTACGTCGGATCGCAATGCTTCCCGTTTTGCTGAGACTTGCGCGGGGCCGGTGGCGCATGTCCCTGCGCCTGAAGCTGGGTCATGGTTCAACGAGTACGCTGCAAATTTGGTTATGTTGGCCAACCCTGAGTTAGAACCAACGTTCTAG